Proteins encoded by one window of Kribbella italica:
- a CDS encoding helix-turn-helix domain-containing protein: MPPGTTPYDGTTLPDNNTADATNVHEARTALGKRLRELRRSTGSTGREFAESLAWAPSKVSKLENGRQTPSDEDLRAWARASDHQSELDALLASLHSLELQFAEWRHLMRAGLRPQQEQLYEWDQKTRLLRVFEATVVPGLLQTGEYARARFEESVRRLKITNDAEEAVAARLRRQEILYRPGKQFHFVLTEAALRFRLCPLDAMLGQLDRLASISHLRNVKVGIIATETAYTVSPWHGFWIYDDRRVLLETFSAELDLRQPQEIELYADAFEQLAGVASYDRDARKIIGRVMADLASESDVSSG, encoded by the coding sequence ACCGCGGACGCGACTAACGTCCACGAGGCACGCACCGCATTGGGCAAGCGACTTCGTGAGCTCCGCCGGTCGACCGGATCGACCGGGCGTGAGTTCGCGGAGTCGCTCGCTTGGGCGCCTTCGAAGGTCTCGAAGCTCGAGAACGGCCGGCAAACGCCCAGCGACGAGGACCTCCGCGCCTGGGCGCGAGCCAGCGATCACCAGTCGGAACTCGATGCACTTCTCGCCTCGCTGCACAGTCTGGAACTGCAGTTCGCGGAGTGGCGTCACCTCATGCGGGCCGGTCTGCGACCACAGCAGGAACAGCTCTACGAATGGGATCAAAAGACCCGGCTTCTTCGTGTCTTCGAGGCCACCGTGGTGCCCGGCCTTCTGCAGACCGGCGAGTACGCGCGAGCACGATTCGAGGAGTCCGTACGTCGGCTGAAGATCACCAATGACGCCGAAGAAGCTGTCGCGGCCCGGCTTCGGCGTCAAGAGATCCTCTATCGGCCGGGGAAGCAGTTCCACTTCGTGCTGACCGAGGCGGCGCTACGGTTCCGGCTCTGCCCGCTCGACGCCATGCTCGGGCAACTGGATCGGCTCGCGTCGATCTCGCACCTGCGCAACGTCAAGGTCGGCATCATCGCGACGGAGACCGCGTACACGGTCTCGCCCTGGCACGGTTTCTGGATCTATGACGACCGCCGGGTCCTGCTCGAGACGTTCAGCGCTGAGCTGGATCTGCGCCAGCCGCAGGAGATCGAGCTGTACGCCGATGCGTTCGAGCAGCTCGCCGGCGTCGCCAGCTACGACCGCGACGCACGGAAGATCATCGGACGCGTCATGGCCGATCTGGCTTCCGAGTCAGACGTTTCGAGCGGCTGA